The genomic window TGGAAGTACACAAGAGAAAGGCCTATTTGTTAATTCATCTCTTTCCAGACCCAAGTGGAACAGAGCATTTTCAAACAAACTTACTtgaatttctctatcactttaacgcttattatttttttctttatgtcacCCTAGGAAGCAGGcagttattcccatttttcagataagaaaattgagactcctAGAGGAGATGAGAATTTTCCATGATCAAACACATATAATGGAAGAAGTTAAAGTCAGGTCTTTTGACCCAAGGTCCAGAGTTCAGGGCACATGACAGCAGGAACAAAGTCAGTAATGAATGGAAatcctttttcattaaatttttttcttgcaaatttaaaaggtaatttttttttcttaacttgtGCTTACAATAAGCTAAGAGCAAATGATTACTAGAAAGTTGTCTGagttaaaatgatttttgtatGTTCACTCAGCTCTGAGCTAATGACTAATGAATATTTAAACCAAGGTCTTCCTGGTACCAATCCTAGCCTTCTAGTCATTGCACCAAGTTGCCTGACTATACAGAATAGCAGgttgaaaaacaaagcaaagttgCTATCTGATCACAGAGCTAATCAAGGTTAAAAGTAGCAAAACCATATCTCCCATATCCAGATGCTGGGGCTgaaagacaggagttcaaatgtcaccttgGATGCTTCCTTCTCCtgatatgatcttggacaaaccACTTTACTTAACTAGAAATATTTGCAGCAGTTATTactgtaatggcaaagaattgaaaaatgaagggaagtCCATCACTGGGAAGTGGCTGagagttatggtatatgaatgctatgatgaactgttattctataagaaattattattaggtagacttcagaaaagactgATGTTGAATGAATAGAGCAGAAGCAGGACAACAGTGTACTCATTAAGATCAACTTAGATGGACAAGGGCTCTTTTCTGCAGTTCATTGATGAAGATAGttctaaaatacttgtgatggaaaatgccatccattccagaaaaaaatctattgaatctgaatgcaaattaaagtatgctatttttattttcccctttttatggctttccccccttttttcttttacaacatgaataatatggaaatgtgggAAAcgttattatacatatatagccaTGTAAGATTATTCACTATCATGGAAAGGAGGATGGataaaagagaggtagaaaaatgtggatggaactcaaaagcttacaaaaagataaatgttgaaaactatctgtgtgtaaattaaaaaaactcaaaataaggtCAAGGCTTTGTAATCATAAGgtaagactttttaaaaacatatcctATGTTTATAAACTATAGGGAAAATGATAAACGATACTGGTTAGATGAAGACATTTTAGAGGGTTTCTAAgagttttgcattctttttttgtttttatgttatttttgcattatttctcAATATATCTTCTCCTCATTCCCACATCCAGATAGTCACACGGTTGATAGACAATGCAACAGGATCTAGATAGAGGATAAATTGGTATCGAGTAAAGCTTCAAGGAACCAGGATTTGTGGAGGAATGGCAGAGGATGGATCTGTGATTGACAATGTTGAACACGGAGTATGACTCCTTTTAATCCAGTAGGAGAAGTATATGACAAGGTGCATCCTGTAATAGAGAGGGAAGCCAGGGCTGTGGTACCTTCTGAGAGTTCTCTGTGACTCCTGACCCAGGAAGGCATGTGAGAGAGAAAGGTCTAAGATGAAGAAGGGAGACTTGTgaatgataaaatgaaagaaaattgaagaggAAACTAGGGAACAGTTGACAGAACTTGTGGGTTGAAAGGGGACCTCTTGGAATAGCTGGGGATGAGATGATAGGAATCGGTAGCAGAGGAGAGGATTGTGTTTATTTAGGAATTGTGTGTAACTGGGATTGGGGGAGGAGGAGATAGGAATTGGCAGGTCATGCATAATACATGGGGCTATCTTTACTGCATCTCTTGCCTTTAAGAGTTCATGAACACCCAAGAATAAACTTGTCTTTTCAGTTTTCAAGTACTTCAAATTTCAAGTACTGAGTAAGAAGTGATTTTGAACCTAGTTTTATAAGTTCATGGGTGGGGTACTAACAGTAAGAAATATAGTGTCTTTCAATGTGATCCTTCATTTGAGGCCTATTGTTGAAGGCCATAATACTAGAAATAAGGAGCTTAGTCTCTAAGCCCACCATAGTTTCATAGAATGCAAAgctgaaaagaataaatataattgtgaatAATTGAATCAGGATCAAAATGTCTTAAGAGCCTAGAATGtgagtttttgtttccttttttattatttttcctagtctAGTCCATTGATATACTTTAAAGGTTTACAATGTATATAGCTACATCTGTAgttatatctacatatctatctgTAACCAGTACCAAATACTTTTGACATTTCCTATTTTAGAATATAGTTGAACATCTGGAGGTGCCATTCTTGTTTCATTCTAactgtttttaattatttcccttaatctagaattattttgcctaaattcttttgttttttttcttaaaagggtatttattatttattattttattttcccaagttatatgcaaaaacatttttacatttattttaaaaattttaagttccaaattctttattCCTCTTGCTCACTCCCCCTTTTTGAGAAAGCAAGTACTCTGACATGTTATAAGtatgtagtcatgcaaagcatTGCCATaatagtcaagttgtgaaagaaaacatagattcctcccccccaaaaagagggAAATTAACAAAAATGAAGTTAAACAAAAAAGTATGCCTaaatctgtattcaaacaccaccctctcttttttttggggggggggtggatcaATGTCGATTTTCATAACAAGTCGCTCAGAgttatcttggatcactgtatcaTCGGGACCATCCTAAAATATAacttactttgtacacagtacatgtCACTTTGCAACAGGTAATTTCAGtgtctccaggtttttctgaaagcatcctgctccaCAATccattatttttgctattattttgtttGGAACTATAAATCttccttttgctatttttatttgtatttgatcACATCCATATATtaaaatttgtaatattttcaatttcatcACATCAGGATAGTCAAGacatgataattaaaaaaaatttagagaataatAATTCTAGgataataaaattcataatcatttgattttaagTTGCTGTATCAATGAATACATTGGCCAATGAAATGAGAGTACAAAACCCAAAAGGTCTAAAGGCTTCTCAGCTGGTATAGGACACATATCTcttctttcaatattttgaaCAATATTTCATTTCAGATCCTATTTGGAATCTCACTAGAAAGTGCATAATACTAGCTGCTTTGTGCTGAGATAACATAGAGAATGGTATGGCATAAGTCACCTAACATGTTCTGACTGAGCATTCTCTGGTCATCAGATGTATACAGCAGCCACTCAGGAAAGGGCTAACTCTAGTACAGTCTAGACATACAAGTCATCTGGTGGTTCAAGTAGGGAACCCTTCAGTAGAAAATTCAAACATTGTACTTCCTATTGGATAATTATTATGGTGATATATTGTCCTTTTGTAGAATTAGCAAAGTAACATCACACAACCCTAAGACATTTACTAGAAGAGGTTGTCCTCCAGAATCTTATTAAAAATGGTTGCTAATGTAAATACACCCCTACAAGCTTAGTTTCTGTTATACAATACTTTATCTTTGAATAATCTCTTCCACTGAACATGCCCATCATTGAAAGGAATGATTCTTTTTACTTATTGAAAACATACCATGCCTTCATGCCTTGTTCTTTTACAACTTTCTTTGTACATTTTCCTGATTTAGAGATGTTATCTTCCAAAAGTTCtgaaagagaaatgaacaaaGGAGGAAACCAAGTTTTGAGTTCATTTTGTCTAAAAGAATCATAATTTATAGCAGAAAAAACATATTGGAGGAAACCAAGTTTTGAGTTCATTTTGTCTAAAAGAATCATAATTTATAGCAGAAAAAACATATTGTAAGACTATTCACCTAAAGTTTAGACAAAtgtagaaaaagtagaaaaagacaGTAAAAAAATACATCTAAACAGAACCTCACACTTCaattaaatttttcatattactttaaGGTGTACACAGTGTGGTTTCCTCCATAACCTTTTGATGCCAGGAGTTAGCTCCACTTTTCATATGAGAAAATGGAAACTCAAATAGAAGCTGTGAATTATCTATGCTAAAACACAGAGGCTATTTGAAATTAGAGCCAAATGTCTTGACTCCAATTCCAGGGTGCATTATATTACAAAAGGCTGaagatcatttattttaaaaaatcagtaacaAAGTCAATGGAATGGaaatagtttttcattatttttttattaaaatggataaaatttaatttctttctttgtttctttgtttccttccttccttctttcttccttcctccctccctccctccctccctcccttctttctttctttctttctttctttctttctttctttctttctttctttctttctttctttctttctttctttcctttccttccttccttccttccttccttccttccttccttccttccttctttccttccttccttccttcttccttccttccttccttccttccttccttccttccttccttccttccttccttccttccttcctttctttctttctttctttctttctttctttctttctttctttccttctttctttcttgttagtACATCCTTAAAACAAgataagaaagaatgaataataagtgattatatgaattaaaatgacttttcaaTGATCACTCAGTTGTCAGCTAATGCCAAATGAGGTATTTCAAGCCAGGTCTTCCTAATATCAAACCCTGCTTTCTAGCACCTACACCCAATAGACTAGGCTCACAAAAGAAAAGGTTGGGAAAAAGCACAATTTGACTCACTGGTCACAGGAAATAGGCAGGAGTAGAAGTAGCATAGAGACAACTGCTACATATAGAAGCTGTAGCCCAAGGTTCAAATCTCCTCTTGGACACTTCTCCTATATATAAGCTCTTGgataaatttctctatttccctGAAGTTCAACCATCTGTGAAGTGAGGGTAATGGACTCAGTGACTTGTAAGATCTCTTCtgttctatgatcctataatgtgGACTAATAGAATCAGTCTGAATTCATGAAGATTTCCATTACAGCCATTCTCTaatcaaaaagcatttcttaataGAAGTCAGTTTAGATAGttacctaaaataaaatgaaaagttgaagGATCTGTGTCCAATCCTTCTGACTGATGACATTCCAGtcaaaaaagactgagaaataaccttttttttggtttgggaaTGATGAAACAGGGAATGGAATTTAATATTGACCTCCTAAAACTTTTTTCCTTGTGCAAGTTTTTAATCAGTATAGTATCTGCATTGTTGAGCAGTTTCATTGTGCCCCAAATCCCTAAGTTGCTCTTGCCCGAGCACTTGACATTACAAGCATTCTTTGCATTTGGTGTCTTGTTATCATTGCACCAGTAGTGACTGTTGAGCTGAAATGGCCCATAATCAGTGCTTCTATCTCCAGGGTTGTAGTTTGTAGCTTTGGTATTAAAACCACTTTCTGCCTCTGCTGTGCACACCCCTATAAAGGATTAATAGTGATGAGTTTATATCCAGTCATATTTATCCAGGAAAATCAATAAACATGAATTGtgtaattcttctttttctctgataGAGTCTATGGGTAGTGCAATGAATAGCCTACTGGCCCTTAAATAAGGAAGActgaaattcaaatctagctttagacaCATACaagctttatgaccctgggcaagtaatttaatgctatttgctttagttcattatatggaagaaaacaaaaatgagctgcagaagcaaatgacaaaccaaagcagtatctttgcaaagaaattcccaaataaaaaacaattaaaatgccTCAGCAACAATAAGGCATTAACTGTTTCTAGACTTAACTACTGGTTAAGTTTTCAGTGTGAGCTTTGACACTTAGAAGATTGGCAAATAATACAAATCAGAATTTAACCTgaaaatgacagagaaaatattaatgatgcaAATAAGTGTGCCCTGTATCAATTTAAAGCTTTGTTTAAAATGccatttcttccattcttttctgattttgttaATGTAGATCCTCAGTTTGGTTTTCCAAAACCTTTTAGAATCCAATCCCCATTTTAGATTTCTAGTTTTCCTCTTACTGCTGGACCATTCCTCCCAACCTCACATATTCTTCTCTTCATGGACATTGCTTTTCTTAAACAAGACATTCTGTCTCCTGACTGATCATGTTCACCTACTGTCTCTTATGCCAGGAAGGAGATTTTAACAATATATTGCAAAGATCAAGCAGTAAGAACAGCTGTGATTTATATCAGGAGAACAGGAAATCTATCAACCTAATTCTGGAACACAATTTAGAACTGTCCTCCCAATGTGTTTGGACAGTGATAGCCATTATCTCTTGCTTGGGCTCCTCAGTTCAGTAGCATAGGAGCACATCTGTTGAGCTGGATACTGAGcaaagaaagcattttatttttggcCAGAATTTACCACTTAAAAAATGACAGCTTTTATAAATGATGACTCTATGTCAGGGCATGCCATCCATTTCAACCATCATGTAAAACTGGAGGCAGTTGGtgtgatcaaatacaaaatttacAATTCAGATTATTCAAACCTCTAGGGACATAACCTATTAATTTAGTAAAATAGATTTGATAGAAGATCAAGTTTTAAGTGAAATATAATCTGAATTTACTTCCTCTACCCCTAATATCTTACTCATTAAAATCTGACTTCTGAGGAACCAAGTAG from Macrotis lagotis isolate mMagLag1 chromosome 2, bilby.v1.9.chrom.fasta, whole genome shotgun sequence includes these protein-coding regions:
- the LOC141511677 gene encoding lysozyme C-like, producing the protein MKVLLLLGLIYLTMAVHGKMMNKWEFAKKAKKEGLAGYHGVSLETWVCTAEAESGFNTKATNYNPGDRSTDYGPFQLNSHYWCNDNKTPNAKNACNVKCSELLEDNISKSGKCTKKVVKEQGMKAWYVFNK